A region from the Acyrthosiphon pisum isolate AL4f chromosome A1, pea_aphid_22Mar2018_4r6ur, whole genome shotgun sequence genome encodes:
- the LOC100159074 gene encoding U-scoloptoxin(05)-Sm1a, with product MANSNTFCLLVLIAFISVIRSAVSISCYQCNSTDIENQFRCTEFMDTYGLEPKPCTSVYNAAYCVKLVGRYEGGLGVTRYCSSHNLGNYCNYVRRPGDVLEYRTCVYTCDSDGCNSSSQVKLFAYLICLSFLPWFRNLLS from the exons atggcTAATTcgaatacattttgtttattagttCTTATAGCTTTTATTTCTGTAATAAGATctg CTGTAAGTATATCATGTTACCAATGCAACAGTACCGACATTGAAAATCAATTTCGTTGTACAGAGTTCATGGATACATACGGCCTAGAACCCAAACCCTGTACAAGTGTTTACAATGCCGCTTATTGTGTGAAACTGGTAGGCCGCTACGAAG gaGGACTTGGAGTTACACGTTACTGTTCATCTCATAATTTAGGAAATTACTGCAACTATGTTCGCCGGCCAGGTGATGTATTAGAATATCGAACATGTGTTTATACTTGTGATTCTGATGGCTGTAATAGTTCCAGCCAAGTAAAGTTATTTGCATATTTGATATGTTTATCTTTTTTGCCATGGTTCAGAAATCTATTATCTTAG
- the LOC100168671 gene encoding trehalase, producing the protein MYRYTYYIYLLIPFLRGYLSSQNLLHGPYHPPPIYEVCPSLIYCKGDLLRAVQISKMFVSSKTFVDMQMRRKEAVTYSNFRALNSTFNGTIPLPALKNFVTNHFKFHTIDNWLPPDFRNHPKIIDYIQDSNYKEFVSGINQIWKKLAKKISTRVKIKGGRYSMIYVPNGFFVNMESQNEFHYWDAYWIIKGALICGMKTTVKGILSNFLSIIQNYGYVLLGNRIYYEGRSQPPLLTQMMSIYYTYTKDEKFITDNIGLLDAEMMFWLTYRNVNVKSNGNSYIMSHYMSDLYDPRPEMYTVDLNISKKLPTIRDQEEYLCRVKAASESGWGFSSRHFHNRNNYNDIRKTLLKTNPLNFAYVELNSIMQLNANILSNMYLIANDHKNSKFYKNLARRYQIGINALLWNEDEKMWLDFDTTTAESRNYFYASNLAPLWTGSYDDKLSEFYGDSAVEYLIRNEIISPDLTPLYLCVPTSLYNTNFDWDYYNCWPQLQSMIIFGLQSTRSEKAQQVAFNLASSWVNTNFAGYNKTKTLFEKYSAIKLGSNGEDKLGRYPQGYGVTIGVLLEIFHKWGDKLKSKK; encoded by the exons ttTAATATATTGCAAAGGTGATTTACTACGTGCAgtccaaatttcaaaaatgtttgtatcaTCTAAAACATTTGTGGATATGCAAATGAGACGAAAAGAAGCAGTTACATACAGTAATTTTCGTGCATTGAATAGTACATTTAATGGCACTATACCATTACCAGCACTAAAGAACTTTGTTACAAACCATTTCAAATTCCATACCATTGATAACTGGTTACCACCGGACTTCAGAAATCATCCCAAGATCATTGATTATATACAAGATAGCAACtataa GGAATTCGTGTCGGGAATAAATCAGATTTGGAAgaaattagcaaaaaaaatatcaactagaGTTAAAATTAAAGGTGGTCGTTACTCAATGATATATGTACCTAACGGATTCTTTGTGAACATGGAATCTCAAAATGAATTTCATTATTGGGACGCATATTGGATAATAAAAG gTGCATTAATATGTGGAATGAAAACTACAGTAAAAGGGATCTTAAGCAATTTTCTTAGCATTATTCAGAACTATGGATACGTGCTATTAGGAAACAGAATATACTATGAAGGGAGATCACAACCACCACTTCTTACTCAAATGATgtctatttattatacatatactaaaGACGAAAAATTCATAACTGATAATATTGGA CTCCTAGATGCGGAAATGATGTTCTGGTTAACCTACAGGAACGTAAATGTGAAAAGTAATGGTAATTCTTATATCATGTCTCATTATATGAGCGATTTGTATGATCCTCGGCCTGAAATGTATAC TGTTGATCTAAACATATCGAAGAAACTGCCTACTATTCGAGATCAAGAAGAATATTTGTGTAGAGTCAAAGCTGCCTCCGAATCTGGCTGGGGATTTTCAAGCAGACATTTCCATAATcggaataattataatgatataagaa AGACATTACTGAAAACTAATCCACTGAATTTTGCATACGTTGAATTGAATTCTATAATGCAATTAAACGCCAATATTCTATCAAATATGTATCTCATTGCTAATGATCATAAAAACTCAAAGTTTTATAAGAACCTTGCTCGTCGTTACCAAATCGGAATAAATGca ttattatGGAACGAGGATGAAAAAATGTGGTTAGATTTTGACACAACGACAGCAGAAAGTCGCAATTATTTTTATGCGTCCAACCTAGCACCTCTGTGGACTGGAAGTTATGATGATAAGCTAAGTGAATTTTACGGCGATTCAGCAGTGGAGTATTTAATAAGAAACGAAATTATAAGTCCAGATTTGACACCACTTTATTTAT GCGTACCAACATCTTTGTATAACACTAATTTCGACTGGGACTATTATAACTGTTGGCCACAATTACAATCAATGATAATTTTTGGGTTACAATCAACTAGAAGTGAAAAAGCACAACAAGTAGCATTCAATTTAGCCAGTTCATGGGTGAACACAAATTTTGCGGGATATAATAAGACAAAGACTTTGTTCGaaaag TATAGTGCAATTAAATTGGGCAGTAATGGCGAAGATAAGCTTGGACGTTATCCACAAGGATACGGAGTAACAATCGGAGTACTACTTGAGATTTTTCATAAATGGGGAGATAAACTgaagagtaaaaaataa
- the LOC100161831 gene encoding cytosolic carboxypeptidase-like protein 5 codes for MNVTSDIVPEVQPGVFTHNSYTILSNFESANLARVKYVCKQIPGVDEDLEFHLWTNPDCGGTEFECNYKSWFYFALKGGIPGMHVRLNIVSSNNQSKMYSQGMTPVFKVDLGKSDNLNEKFCKASWSRIKEIPTYQINNNQEFVLSFSHRSLKNIEATTYYAFTYPYTYTELCNSLSFYEKQFPLPSDLRENNEKDVYFYRETIVKSLENRSVDLLTISSFKGISEERECRLFGLFPDEKPRPHVFKNKKVVVMSARVHPGETPSSFVMNGLIKYLISKDEQADILRQNYVFKLIPMLNPDGVAKGFYRTDTRGCNLNRFYLKPSLKLHPSIYAARSLILYHHLGYELRDELIEENSTSIFCSSSNNDDELNTKMKPTILNNDVDSLNVLLKKSQLCTADCFTNKGIDSGLYLYVDFHGHASKKGIFMYGNNFDNMVDNIECMVYPTLMTINNQNFHYTSCNFSKHNMYSKDKKFGLSKEGSGRVAVLKYTGLIRSYTLECNYNTGRFVNYIPPKVHFVSERRPIQSVIPPKFTPTVFEQVGKSLAISILDLSNLNPNSRLDSSEFKSLAGLRELLRSNIINNCSRNRRLGSKSTSNINVDTPITSKQIKKSSISYDLMNPTTSKLLQPIMTIAVAPKTKSIPLRKTMKKSGILKKNQKKRKMTPSKQKAVANTAENIIFSIHNCP; via the exons ATGAACGTAACCTCAGACATCGTGCCTGAAGTTCAGCCGGGTGTGTTTACCCATAACTCATATACAATTTTGAGCAATTTTGAGTCTGCTAATCTTGCTCGGGTGAAATATGTCTGCAAACAAATTCCAGGCGTTG ATGAAGATTTGGAATTTCATTTATGGACAAACCCAGACTGTGGTGGCACAGAGTTTGAATGCAACTACAAGTCATGGTTCTACTTTGCCTTAAAAG GAGGCATTCCTGGTATGCATGTAAGATTAAACATAGTGAGTTCAAATAAtcaaagtaaaatgtatagtcAAGGCATGACTCCTGTATTTAAAGTTGATTTAGGAAAATcagataatttaaatgaaaagttTTGTAAAGCATCCTGGTCAAgaataaaagaaataccaacttatcag ataaacaaTAATCAAGAATTTGTGTTGAGTTTTAGTCACCgttctttgaaaaatattgaagctACAACATATTATGCTTTTACTTATCCTTATACTTACACTGAGTTATGTAACAGCTTaagtttttatgaaaaacaatttccaTTACCATCAGATTTAAGAG aaaacAATGAGAAGgatgtttatttttatcgagAAACTATAGTAAAATCCTTAGAAAATCGTTCTGTggatttattaactattagttCCTTTAAAGGTATTTCAGAAGAAAGGGAATGCCGTTTATTTGGATTATTTCCAGATGAAAAACCTAGGCCacatgttttcaaaaataaaaag gTCGTTGTAATGAGTGCTAGAGTGCATCCAGGTGAAACACCTTCTAGTTTTGTGATGAatggtttgataaaatatttaattagtaaggATGAACAAGCTGATATACTAcgtcaaaattatgttttcaaacTAATTCCTATGCTAAATCCAGATGGAGTAGCTAAAGGATTTTATCGCACAGATACTAGAGGTTGTAACCTCAACCGGTTTTATCTGAAACCATCTTTGAAACTTCATCCATCTATTTATGCTGCCAg atcatTGATCTTGTATCATCACCTTGGATATGAATTACGAGATGAGTTAATCGAAGAAAATTCAACATCAATTTTTTGTAGTTCATCCAATAATGATGAtgaattaaatactaaaatgaaaccaacaattttaaataatgatgtaGATTCATTGAATGTCTTATTAAAGAAGAGTCAATTGTGTACAGCTGATTGTTTTACAAATAAAGGCATTGACTcaggattatatttatatgttgatTTTCATGGCCATGCATCCAAAAAAG GGATATTTATGTATGGAAATAATTTCGACAACATGGTTGATAACATTGAATGTATGGTTTATCCCACACTTATGACTATAAACAATCAAAACTTTCATTACACTTCTTGTAATTTCagcaaacataatatgtattctaa ggATAAGAAATTTGGTCTAAGTAAAGAAGGAAGTGGTCGAGTAGCTGTTCTTAAATATACAGGTCTCATACGCAGTTACACATTAGAATGTAACTACAATACTGGCAGATTTGTTAACTATATTCCTCCTAAAGTACATTTTGTTTCTGAGAGAAGACCTATCCAGAGTGTTATTCCACCAAAATTTACACCAACCGTTTTCGAGCAG GTTGGAAAATCATTGGCAATTTCTATTTTggatttatcaaatttaaatccaAACAGTCGGTTAGATAGCAGTGAATTTAAATCATTAGCAGGATTAAGGGAGCTGTTAcgttcaaatataattaacaattgtaGCCGTAATCGGCGATTAGGATCAAAATCTACCAGCAACATAAATGTTGATACACCAATTACATCAAAacaa ATAAAGAAATCTTCAATATCTTATGATCTGATGAATCCGACTACATCCAAATTATTGCAACCCATTATGACAATTGCTGTAGCACCAAAAACTAAATCAATCCCACTACgtaaaactatgaaaaaaagtgggatattaaaaaaaaatcaaaaaaaacggAAGATGACACCAAGCAAACAAAAAGCTGTTGCAAATActgcagaaaatataatattttccatacatAATTGTCCctag
- the LOC103308056 gene encoding protein eiger — translation MCSATSQKYVNHQHTTLSPQNMYVGGNGFTRNYNMSPSTKQSPISSIPIQMIVLIFSVLLCIFSCLLTVTLSYKWHMDTNQQINRLVGTVEDAIRDLNTFTDIVRDELVAKHVSNTYKDQHKAKIDGNDYEEVEEDYDGDRFMGRDLMDNNWPAKPYQTNESNKPKNRERRNAVIDATTIVKNELNSSKNEKADVEIIQEENTVKTYRRRKSKKMGTIKKKLSMESEDEESYEDFKETQDNAAAHFTSDSSKYSTKTHPHYNGNGRLRHPDGDFRDWTQHLWDINLNNANHFIMKNGKVEVLKPGLYFVYAQIYYSDKHDINGYYVMKNDEKILGCTSTRHQDTQSSDSCYTGGLIYFNSKDNLSIRGLDSDRFIILDPVKSFFGLFRISKDGKK, via the exons ATGTGCTCTGCTACGTCCCAGAAGTATGTAAACCACCAACATACAACGCTAAGTCCTCAAAACATGTACGTTGGAGGCAACGGATTCACTCGTAATTACAACATGTCGCCGTCTACCAAACAATCTCCAATATCTTCTATACCGATACAAATGATTGTTCTTATTTTTTCCGTTTTATTGTGCATATTCAGTTGTCTATTGACTGTTACATTGTCCTACAAATGGCACATGGACACTAATCAACAAATCAATCGACTTGTAGGTACAGTTGAGGATGCAATTCGTGATTTGAATACCTTCACTGACATAGTTAGAGATGAACTTGTAGCTAAACACGTAAGCAATACATACAAAGATCAACATAAAGCTAAAATTGATGGTAATGACTATGAAGAAGTAGAAGAAGACTATGATGGAGATCGATTTATGGGCAGAGACTTAATGGACAATAATTGGCCAGCAAAGCCATATCAGACAAATGAatcaaataaaccaaaaaaccGAGAACGGCGGAACGCAGTGATTGATGCAAcaacaatagtaaaaaatgaattaaatag ctCAAAAAATGAAAAGGCTGATGTAGAAATAATTCAAGAAGAAAATACAGTGAAGACCTATAGACGAAGAAAGTCTAAAAAAATgggaactataaaaaaaaaactttctatGGAATCAGAAGATGAAGAATCGTATGAAGATTTTAAAGAAACTCAAGACAATGCTGCAGCACATTTTACAAGCGATTCTTCAAAATATAGTACCAAAACACATCCACATtacaatg gAAATGGACGTTTGAGACACCCAGATGGTGATTTTAGAGACTGGACCCAACATCTTTGGGATATTAATCTAAACAACGCAAATCATTTCATAATGAAAAATGGCAAAGTTGAAGTATTAAAACCAGgactttattttgtttatgcTCAA atatattattcaGATAAACATGACATCAATGGATACTATGTTAtgaaaaatgatgaaaaaatacttGGTTGTACTTCAACTCGACATCAAGATACCCAATCATCAGATTCGTGTTACACTGGAGgtctaatatatttcaattctaAAGATAACTTATCCATAAGAGGTTTAGATAGTGACAGGTTTATAATTTTGGATCCTGTAAAGAGTTTTTTTGGGCTCTTTAGAATATCAAAGGATggtaaaaaatag